In a single window of the Candidatus Thermoplasmatota archaeon genome:
- a CDS encoding DUF4350 domain-containing protein codes for MKRPRFARAPGGGRFPRVPWAALAVAVALAAVVSTLALSLVPTSGRTPYGDGWDDLSEFRSVVQGEQYAFGTVYASPLLLKDVPDPSRTLYVVAGAERSYSEEEALAVVDFFLRGGRLLVLEDTGSANQVSLRLGVQFDGVRLWDSAFDGTRDTAYVRVQIRLEKGAHDILTNLPTSLRVLERAPAGVRLDTIGESTRHSYIEQDGAEGITEGDLPGPFAVAVVLEHEASGGRALFLGDSHVIANALLLESSNRRFVAGVLSELLPSGGTVLLDASRLSHGGAGLRELVASAVASVRWPVLGLVPVGAALVALAAFAGLRRTQAARDAPLFDHRFAPDAPRNPPESPSAFRDRLARAAAAKLGLPRLPDDPETLRAAVPDPALARALAAPEAPARETWPDLVDRLRRLRG; via the coding sequence ATGAAGCGCCCCCGCTTCGCCCGGGCGCCCGGCGGAGGCCGCTTTCCACGCGTCCCCTGGGCGGCGCTTGCCGTCGCCGTGGCGCTTGCCGCCGTCGTCTCCACGCTTGCCCTCTCGCTTGTGCCCACCTCCGGTCGCACGCCCTACGGCGACGGCTGGGACGACCTCTCGGAATTCCGCTCGGTCGTCCAGGGCGAGCAGTACGCCTTCGGCACGGTGTACGCTTCCCCGCTTCTCCTGAAGGACGTGCCCGACCCGTCGCGGACGCTCTACGTCGTCGCCGGCGCCGAGCGTTCCTACTCGGAGGAGGAGGCCCTGGCCGTGGTCGACTTCTTCCTGCGCGGCGGACGCCTGCTCGTCCTGGAGGACACGGGCAGCGCAAACCAGGTCTCGCTTCGCCTGGGCGTGCAGTTCGACGGCGTGCGCCTCTGGGACTCCGCCTTCGACGGCACGCGCGACACGGCGTACGTTCGCGTCCAGATCCGGCTCGAGAAGGGCGCGCACGACATCCTCACGAACCTTCCCACGAGCCTTCGCGTGCTCGAGCGCGCGCCCGCGGGCGTTCGGCTCGACACGATCGGGGAGAGCACGCGCCACAGCTACATCGAGCAGGACGGGGCGGAGGGGATCACCGAGGGCGACCTTCCGGGGCCCTTTGCCGTGGCCGTCGTCCTCGAGCACGAGGCCTCCGGCGGGCGCGCGCTGTTCCTTGGCGACTCCCACGTGATCGCCAACGCCCTGCTGCTCGAGTCGAGCAACCGGCGGTTTGTGGCCGGCGTCCTCTCGGAGCTCCTTCCAAGCGGCGGAACCGTCCTCCTCGACGCCTCGCGCCTCTCGCACGGCGGGGCTGGGCTTCGCGAGCTTGTCGCAAGCGCGGTCGCTTCCGTGCGCTGGCCCGTCCTTGGGCTTGTGCCCGTGGGCGCCGCGCTTGTGGCCCTGGCCGCCTTCGCCGGCCTGCGACGGACGCAGGCCGCGCGGGACGCGCCCTTGTTCGACCACCGATTCGCGCCCGACGCGCCGCGCAACCCGCCGGAGAGCCCTTCGGCCTTCCGTGACCGCCTCGCCCGGGCGGCCGCGGCCAAGCTCGGCTTGCCCCGGCTCCCCGACGATCCCGAGACGCTGCGCGCGGCCGTGCCCGATCCTGCGCTCGCGCGCGCGCTTGCGGCGCCCGAGGCGCCGGCGCGGGAGACCTGGCCGGACCTCGTCGATCGGCTGCGGAGGCTGCGCGGATGA
- a CDS encoding DUF58 domain-containing protein, which yields MITAKGRAYLAGGVLALLAGVVAGSAALAAAGVLFLSALLVAGLLRRDLSISVRRSVQPQRLREGEWVDVDLAVANSGTTAGFLEVAETLSERLELSGKAREMLALRPRETAALRYRLRAHVKGVYSVGPLAYRVEDVFGLFAEDLQHPEEAYFTAIPGSDDAEVEAKSRIPKGYLGEHIVRSPGQGMEFFGLREYVRSDPLKEVNWKASARAGELIVNQRERESITDVAVFYDCRAASGRGTATVNGNVLGARAVASMLEILLARRDRMKFVSYGPRVDVVQPDTGDRMRHKVLNLLSALEPAGDTRLLQAVEAVLPTLSRQTPVIVVSNLEEDASVVEAVSRLRARELNVLVLSPRAHFPTADASVVELAAAERAAVVAALRAAGARVLDWDPQASFSIAMAKGALL from the coding sequence ATGATCACCGCGAAGGGACGCGCGTACCTCGCCGGGGGCGTCCTTGCGCTTCTGGCCGGCGTCGTGGCCGGCTCGGCCGCGCTTGCCGCCGCGGGCGTCCTTTTCCTCTCCGCGCTTCTCGTGGCCGGCCTGCTGCGGCGCGACCTCTCGATCTCCGTGCGACGCTCCGTCCAACCCCAGCGCCTGCGCGAGGGCGAATGGGTCGACGTGGACCTCGCGGTCGCCAACTCCGGCACGACCGCCGGCTTCCTCGAGGTGGCCGAGACGCTCTCCGAGCGGCTCGAGCTCTCCGGCAAGGCGCGCGAGATGCTCGCGCTTCGGCCCCGCGAGACGGCGGCGCTGCGCTACCGTCTGCGCGCGCACGTCAAGGGCGTGTACTCGGTGGGGCCGCTTGCCTACCGTGTCGAGGACGTCTTTGGCCTTTTCGCCGAGGACCTCCAACACCCGGAGGAGGCGTACTTCACGGCCATCCCCGGCTCCGATGACGCGGAGGTCGAGGCCAAGAGCCGCATCCCGAAGGGATACCTTGGCGAGCACATCGTGCGGTCGCCCGGCCAGGGCATGGAGTTCTTCGGCCTTCGCGAGTACGTCCGCAGCGATCCCCTCAAGGAGGTCAACTGGAAGGCCTCCGCCCGCGCGGGCGAGCTCATCGTGAACCAGCGCGAGCGCGAGAGCATCACCGACGTGGCCGTCTTCTACGACTGCCGGGCCGCCTCCGGTCGCGGCACGGCCACCGTGAACGGCAACGTGCTTGGGGCGCGCGCCGTCGCCTCGATGCTCGAGATCCTGCTCGCCCGGCGCGACCGCATGAAGTTCGTCTCCTACGGCCCCCGCGTGGACGTCGTCCAGCCGGACACCGGCGACCGCATGCGGCACAAGGTCCTCAACCTCCTCTCCGCGCTCGAGCCCGCGGGCGACACGCGCCTCCTCCAGGCGGTCGAGGCCGTGCTTCCCACGCTCTCGCGGCAGACCCCCGTCATCGTGGTCTCCAACCTCGAGGAGGACGCAAGCGTCGTGGAGGCCGTCTCGCGGCTTCGCGCGCGCGAGCTCAACGTCCTTGTCCTCTCGCCGCGCGCGCACTTCCCCACCGCGGACGCAAGCGTGGTCGAGCTTGCCGCCGCCGAGCGCGCGGCCGTCGTGGCGGCGCTCCGGGCCGCCGGCGCGCGCGTGCTCGACTGGGACCCGCAGGCGAGCTTCTCGATCGCCATGGCCAAGGGGGCGCTCCTGTGA
- a CDS encoding MoxR family ATPase, whose translation METDFKVLKAAQKGTRSIANDVQWVSATCKRLIEEVAKVIVGKPHVLELVTVDVLTAGNILFEDFPGLAKSLMASTFSRASGSDFKRIQFTPDLLPADITGIYMYNQRTGEFEFRPGPVFTNFLLADEINRAPPKTQSALLETMQERQVTVEGNTHALAKPYIVLATQNPVEQEGTYPLPEAQMDRFLMKMSVGYPSRKEEVEILRRRMVRKKDDVDVKAVTTPEEIVKMQKIVEEIHTDDGIMEYIGEIVSRTREDPRMEVGSSPRGSLALFKASRSYAAVQGRDYVVPDDVKRILMPSMAHRMILKPEPKLKGVKTEDVLKKIIDEVPVPKT comes from the coding sequence ATGGAGACCGACTTCAAGGTCTTGAAGGCCGCCCAGAAGGGCACCCGCTCGATCGCCAACGACGTCCAATGGGTGAGCGCCACCTGCAAGCGGCTCATCGAAGAGGTCGCCAAGGTCATCGTCGGCAAGCCGCACGTCCTCGAGCTTGTCACGGTCGACGTGCTCACGGCCGGCAACATCCTTTTCGAGGACTTCCCCGGCCTTGCAAAGTCGCTCATGGCGAGCACCTTCTCGCGCGCCTCGGGCTCCGACTTCAAGCGCATCCAGTTCACGCCGGACCTTCTGCCCGCCGACATCACGGGCATCTACATGTACAACCAACGCACGGGCGAGTTCGAGTTCCGGCCCGGCCCGGTCTTCACGAACTTCCTGCTCGCGGACGAGATCAACCGCGCGCCCCCCAAGACCCAATCGGCCCTTCTCGAGACCATGCAGGAGCGCCAGGTGACGGTCGAAGGCAACACGCACGCGCTTGCCAAGCCCTACATCGTGCTTGCCACCCAGAACCCCGTCGAGCAGGAGGGAACCTACCCGCTCCCGGAGGCGCAGATGGACCGCTTCCTGATGAAGATGAGCGTGGGGTACCCGTCGCGCAAGGAGGAGGTCGAGATCCTCCGCCGACGCATGGTGCGCAAGAAGGACGACGTCGACGTGAAAGCCGTCACGACGCCCGAGGAGATCGTGAAGATGCAGAAGATCGTCGAGGAGATCCACACCGACGACGGCATCATGGAGTACATCGGCGAGATCGTCTCGCGCACGCGCGAGGACCCCCGCATGGAGGTCGGCTCGTCGCCCCGCGGTTCGCTTGCCCTGTTCAAGGCGTCTCGCAGCTACGCCGCGGTGCAGGGCCGCGACTACGTCGTGCCCGACGACGTGAAGCGCATCCTCATGCCCAGCATGGCCCACCGCATGATCCTCAAGCCCGAGCCCAAGCTCAAGGGCGTGAAGACCGAGGACGTGCTGAAGAAGATCATCGACGAAGTGCCCGTGCCCAAGACGTGA
- the serB gene encoding phosphoserine phosphatase SerB produces MPRRLLALSAMGRDRPGLIADVSGAVTKTGGNIVHVEESALRGMFSMFMLVEVPGVAEALPLFEARDRLLEALRGIDLEINLEVVDEGALSARKRRDLKVITIMGQDTRGVMHGITRTIAAHGANIERMRHVASGDFMAFEILVDVTGRDLAELKRDLRATCEALGVDAIVQPDSMFRTRKRLVVFDVDSTIVEGEIIDELAKAAGVGDRVAAITERAMRGEVDFKKALEERVSMLAGLPVGDLERIADSMKLTPGTEELVYALKRMGFKVGLISGGFTFFTDRLQRELGFDYAFANELEIKNGKLTGRVKGPIIDRERKGNILKRLLRKEGLRRDEVVAVGDGANDTIMIKNAGLGIAFDAKEVLKKVADGSLTRRNLEGLLYALGATDSDLEGVRKSRRKGAGSGKRQRPSGSR; encoded by the coding sequence ATGCCCCGCCGTCTGCTTGCGCTCTCCGCCATGGGCCGCGATCGCCCGGGGCTCATCGCCGACGTCTCGGGCGCCGTCACGAAGACCGGCGGCAACATCGTGCACGTCGAGGAGTCGGCGCTTCGCGGCATGTTCAGCATGTTCATGCTCGTCGAGGTGCCCGGCGTCGCCGAGGCGCTTCCCCTCTTCGAGGCGCGCGACCGGCTGCTCGAGGCCCTGCGCGGGATCGACCTTGAGATCAACCTCGAGGTCGTCGACGAGGGGGCGCTCTCCGCGCGGAAGCGGCGCGACCTCAAGGTCATCACGATCATGGGCCAGGATACGCGCGGGGTCATGCACGGCATCACCCGTACGATCGCCGCCCACGGCGCCAACATCGAACGCATGCGGCACGTGGCAAGCGGCGACTTCATGGCCTTCGAGATCCTCGTCGACGTCACCGGGCGCGACCTTGCCGAGCTCAAGCGCGACTTGCGGGCGACCTGCGAGGCGCTTGGCGTCGACGCCATCGTGCAGCCCGACAGCATGTTCCGCACACGAAAGCGGCTCGTCGTCTTCGACGTCGACTCCACGATCGTGGAGGGCGAGATCATCGACGAGCTTGCGAAGGCGGCCGGCGTGGGCGACCGCGTGGCCGCGATCACGGAGCGCGCCATGCGCGGTGAGGTGGACTTCAAAAAGGCGCTCGAGGAGCGCGTGTCCATGCTGGCGGGCCTTCCCGTGGGCGACCTCGAGCGCATCGCGGACTCGATGAAGCTCACGCCGGGGACCGAGGAGCTCGTGTACGCCTTGAAGCGCATGGGGTTCAAGGTGGGCCTCATCAGCGGCGGGTTCACGTTCTTCACCGATCGGCTGCAGCGGGAGCTTGGCTTCGACTACGCGTTTGCCAACGAGCTTGAGATCAAGAACGGCAAGCTCACGGGCCGCGTGAAGGGGCCCATCATCGACCGCGAGCGCAAGGGCAACATCCTCAAGCGGCTCCTCCGCAAGGAGGGCCTGCGACGCGACGAGGTCGTGGCGGTGGGCGACGGGGCCAACGACACGATCATGATCAAGAACGCGGGCCTTGGCATCGCCTTCGACGCGAAAGAGGTGCTGAAGAAGGTGGCCGACGGGTCCCTCACGCGGCGGAACCTCGAAGGCCTCCTCTATGCGCTGGGCGCCACCGATTCCGACCTGGAGGGCGTGCGCAAATCGCGCCGCAAGGGCGCCGGCTCCGGGAAGCGTCAGCGCCCCAGCGGGTCGCGGTAG
- a CDS encoding UPF0146 family protein, translated as MVPRRLLSRFGSARKVVEVGVGNDASTALEWIEAGVAEVVVTDVHPRDVPPRLLFALDDVTEPRASVYSGAALVYGVRLPEELQASAARAAIAARAAFAARALKDEWADLSHLYGGFETMGGGWRLYRDPLGR; from the coding sequence GTGGTGCCCCGCCGCCTCCTCTCCCGCTTCGGCTCCGCGCGCAAGGTGGTGGAGGTGGGCGTGGGAAACGACGCCTCCACGGCCTTGGAATGGATCGAGGCGGGCGTGGCCGAGGTCGTCGTCACGGACGTGCATCCGCGCGACGTACCTCCACGGCTTCTCTTTGCGCTCGACGACGTGACGGAGCCGCGCGCCTCCGTCTATAGCGGCGCGGCGCTCGTGTACGGCGTGCGGCTGCCGGAAGAACTGCAGGCTTCGGCCGCGCGCGCCGCGATCGCCGCTCGCGCGGCGTTTGCCGCGCGGGCGCTCAAGGACGAATGGGCCGATCTCTCGCACTTGTATGGAGGCTTCGAGACGATGGGCGGGGGCTGGCGCCTCTACCGCGACCCGCTGGGGCGCTGA
- the rimI gene encoding ribosomal protein S18-alanine N-acetyltransferase, whose translation MIRLRNFEPDDLFPVLRLANQTLNENYEGGLFLHLADLYPDGFILAEERNRIVGFILGVVERAYEARILILAVDEEFRNRGIGTQLVRLFVERFRKGGVRKVKLEVRISNTPAIGLYERLGFERKKVLPAYYADGEDAYLMSKTIA comes from the coding sequence ATGATTCGCCTGCGGAACTTCGAGCCGGACGACCTGTTTCCGGTCCTCCGCCTGGCGAACCAGACGCTCAACGAGAACTACGAGGGCGGCCTCTTCCTGCACCTGGCCGACCTCTATCCCGACGGCTTCATCCTGGCCGAGGAGCGAAACCGCATCGTGGGCTTCATCCTGGGCGTCGTCGAGCGCGCGTACGAAGCGCGCATCCTCATCCTGGCCGTGGACGAGGAGTTCCGCAACCGCGGCATCGGGACGCAGCTCGTGCGGCTGTTCGTCGAGCGGTTCCGCAAGGGTGGAGTGCGCAAGGTGAAGCTCGAAGTGCGCATCTCGAACACGCCGGCGATCGGGCTGTACGAGCGGTTGGGATTCGAACGGAAAAAAGTCCTCCCCGCCTACTACGCGGACGGGGAGGATGCCTACCTCATGTCGAAAACGATCGCTTGA
- a CDS encoding UPF0058 family protein — MHKDELIQMHTLLCQIKNYIESNGSMNGAFTTYKAMNISPIHVHRSKTEHKKAIFTLGKEIADCLSAGEENGAARMSTRMTEMLMKMERAKAN, encoded by the coding sequence ATGCACAAGGATGAGCTTATTCAAATGCACACGTTGCTGTGCCAAATCAAGAACTACATCGAAAGCAACGGGTCGATGAATGGGGCCTTCACGACCTACAAGGCGATGAACATCAGCCCGATTCACGTGCACCGCAGCAAGACCGAGCACAAGAAAGCCATCTTCACGCTCGGGAAGGAGATCGCCGACTGCCTGTCGGCAGGCGAGGAGAACGGCGCGGCCCGCATGTCGACCCGCATGACCGAAATGCTCATGAAGATGGAGCGGGCCAAGGCGAACTGA
- a CDS encoding 3-hydroxybutyryl-CoA dehydrogenase has protein sequence MVQRIAVLGAGQMGAGIAQVAAAAGYDVVLRDVKQEFVDRGFASIRGSLEKLESKGKIPAGESARILSRIRGTLSPRDAADADLVVEAIVEDVAAKRELWRELDAACKREAIFASNTSSISITLLASATRRPERFVGMHFFNPVPVMKLVEVIRGEATDDATTKAVMDAAVRMGKTPVEVHDYPGFVSNRVLMPMINEAIFALQEGVAGRDEIDTVMKLGMNHPMGPLELADFIGLDTCLAILRVLHDGFGDPKYRPCPLLVRKVQAGHLGRKSGRGFYAWDEKGAQKP, from the coding sequence ATGGTTCAGAGGATCGCCGTTTTGGGCGCGGGCCAGATGGGCGCCGGCATCGCGCAGGTGGCGGCGGCGGCCGGCTACGACGTGGTCCTGCGCGACGTGAAGCAGGAGTTCGTCGACCGCGGATTCGCGTCGATCCGGGGAAGCCTGGAGAAGCTCGAGTCCAAGGGCAAGATTCCCGCGGGCGAATCCGCGCGGATCCTGTCGCGCATCCGCGGAACGCTTTCCCCTCGCGACGCCGCCGACGCCGACCTCGTCGTCGAGGCCATCGTGGAGGACGTCGCGGCCAAACGCGAGCTGTGGCGCGAGCTCGACGCAGCCTGCAAGCGCGAGGCGATCTTCGCCTCCAACACGAGCAGCATCTCCATCACGCTTTTGGCCAGCGCGACGCGCCGCCCCGAACGCTTCGTGGGCATGCACTTCTTCAACCCCGTGCCCGTCATGAAGCTCGTTGAAGTCATCCGCGGCGAGGCGACCGACGACGCGACGACGAAGGCCGTCATGGACGCGGCCGTCCGCATGGGAAAGACGCCCGTCGAGGTCCACGACTATCCCGGTTTCGTGTCCAACCGCGTGCTCATGCCCATGATCAACGAAGCCATCTTCGCGTTGCAGGAGGGCGTGGCGGGGCGCGACGAGATCGACACGGTGATGAAGCTGGGCATGAACCACCCGATGGGCCCGCTGGAGCTCGCGGATTTCATCGGCCTGGACACGTGTCTTGCCATCCTGCGCGTCCTCCACGACGGGTTTGGCGACCCCAAGTACCGGCCCTGCCCGCTCCTTGTCCGGAAGGTGCAGGCGGGCCACCTCGGCCGGAAGAGCGGCCGCGGATTCTACGCGTGGGACGAGAAGGGCGCACAAAAGCCGTAG
- the bcp gene encoding thioredoxin-dependent thiol peroxidase, with the protein MSDPGPYPAEGTKAPSFTMVADNGEKVSLSDFRGKKVVLYFYPEDDTPGCTKESCSFRDHHAEILARGAVVLGVSRDGTESHVKFKRKYGLPFLLLTDADGAVCQAYGVWQKKTFMGKTYMGIARTTFVVGADGRIQKVFPKVNVDAHTPEVLAALDAA; encoded by the coding sequence ATGTCCGATCCAGGTCCCTATCCGGCGGAGGGAACGAAGGCCCCGTCCTTCACGATGGTCGCCGACAACGGCGAGAAGGTGAGCCTGTCGGACTTCCGGGGCAAGAAGGTCGTGCTCTACTTCTACCCGGAGGACGACACGCCCGGATGCACGAAGGAGTCGTGCAGCTTCCGCGACCACCACGCCGAGATCCTGGCGCGCGGCGCCGTGGTGCTCGGCGTAAGCCGCGACGGGACCGAGAGCCACGTGAAGTTCAAGCGCAAGTACGGGCTGCCGTTTCTCCTGCTCACGGACGCGGACGGCGCCGTGTGCCAAGCCTACGGAGTGTGGCAGAAAAAAACGTTCATGGGCAAGACGTACATGGGTATCGCCCGCACCACGTTTGTCGTCGGTGCCGACGGAAGGATCCAGAAGGTCTTCCCGAAGGTGAACGTCGACGCGCACACGCCCGAGGTGCTGGCGGCCTTGGACGCCGCCTAG
- a CDS encoding glycosyltransferase family 4 protein, with translation MRRRVALTCPWFAPHVGGVESHVASLAEGLSRQGHDVTVLTTAVPGAPAREGMGPYTVVRVPERLRLFATPVTPALAPAIRQGEFDLVHAHTPPPLTSWYASQAAASSGVPFVLTYHCDLEIPRPGGAFVVRAYERTLGARTIARARRVIATTRTYARTSRALWRREPDVVPNPVDERRFHPDVSPAAARARLGFERRRIVLFVGRLTHHKGIEAFVGAARHTPEDVVHLVLGRGPEEARAKQLARPLGAKVRFLGGIAHEELPSFYAAADVAVLASVSRLEAFGIAALEAMATGKPVIASDIPGVREVVREGETGLLARPLDAVDLAQKINAVLSDPERARAMGKRGRALVEEEFAIDKVAARVERVYEKALEGPSRATS, from the coding sequence ATGCGTCGGCGCGTGGCGTTGACCTGCCCGTGGTTTGCGCCCCACGTGGGTGGCGTGGAGAGCCACGTGGCTTCGCTTGCCGAGGGCCTCTCGCGCCAAGGCCACGACGTGACCGTCCTGACAACGGCGGTTCCCGGCGCACCGGCGCGCGAGGGCATGGGTCCCTACACCGTCGTGCGGGTTCCCGAACGGCTGCGGCTTTTCGCCACACCCGTCACGCCGGCGCTTGCGCCGGCGATCCGGCAGGGGGAATTCGACCTCGTGCACGCCCACACGCCGCCTCCCCTCACCTCCTGGTACGCGTCCCAAGCGGCGGCGTCCTCGGGCGTTCCCTTCGTCCTCACGTACCACTGCGACCTCGAGATCCCGCGCCCGGGCGGAGCCTTCGTCGTGCGGGCCTACGAGCGCACGCTTGGCGCGCGCACGATCGCGCGCGCCCGCCGCGTGATCGCCACGACGCGGACCTACGCGAGGACGTCGCGGGCGCTCTGGCGCCGGGAGCCCGACGTGGTCCCCAACCCCGTGGACGAGCGCCGGTTCCACCCGGACGTTTCGCCGGCGGCGGCGCGGGCGCGCCTTGGCTTCGAGCGCCGGCGCATCGTGCTGTTCGTCGGTCGCCTCACCCACCACAAGGGCATCGAGGCGTTCGTGGGCGCCGCGCGGCACACGCCCGAAGACGTCGTGCACCTCGTGCTCGGTCGGGGCCCCGAGGAGGCGCGCGCCAAGCAATTGGCGCGGCCGCTTGGCGCCAAAGTGCGGTTCCTCGGCGGCATCGCCCACGAGGAGCTTCCGTCGTTCTACGCTGCCGCCGACGTGGCCGTGCTCGCTTCCGTCTCGCGGCTGGAGGCGTTTGGCATCGCGGCGCTTGAGGCCATGGCGACGGGGAAGCCGGTGATCGCAAGCGACATCCCCGGCGTCCGCGAGGTCGTCCGCGAGGGCGAGACAGGCCTCCTTGCGCGACCGCTCGACGCCGTCGACCTCGCGCAGAAGATCAACGCGGTCCTCTCGGATCCGGAGCGGGCGCGCGCGATGGGAAAGCGAGGGCGCGCGCTCGTGGAGGAGGAGTTTGCGATCGACAAGGTGGCCGCCCGGGTCGAGCGCGTGTACGAGAAGGCCCTCGAGGGACCTTCCCGCGCTACTTCTTGA
- a CDS encoding 30S ribosomal protein S27ae — protein MGRRGLYALEGGALKRLRRACPKCGPGIFLAEHKNRFACGSCGYTEFKK, from the coding sequence GTGGGCCGCCGCGGGCTCTACGCGCTCGAGGGGGGCGCGCTCAAGCGCCTGCGACGCGCGTGCCCGAAGTGCGGGCCCGGCATCTTCCTCGCCGAGCACAAGAACCGTTTCGCCTGCGGCTCGTGCGGGTACACCGAGTTCAAGAAGTAG
- a CDS encoding 30S ribosomal protein S24e, with product MDMSIVSKKENALLKRTEVRFAASHANEPTPKRDAVREKLAGLLSVKKEAIVVDAMESDFGRATTTGYARVYANADEAKKQERWYLLKRNGFDVGEKRAKAAAAPAASAKKGGR from the coding sequence ATGGACATGAGCATCGTGTCGAAGAAGGAAAACGCGCTTCTCAAGCGAACGGAAGTGCGCTTTGCGGCCAGCCACGCGAACGAGCCCACCCCCAAGCGCGACGCCGTGCGCGAAAAGCTGGCGGGCCTCCTGTCGGTGAAGAAGGAGGCCATCGTCGTCGACGCGATGGAGAGCGACTTTGGTCGCGCCACCACGACCGGCTACGCCCGCGTGTACGCAAACGCGGACGAGGCCAAGAAGCAGGAGCGCTGGTACCTCCTCAAGCGCAACGGGTTCGACGTGGGCGAGAAGCGCGCCAAGGCCGCGGCCGCGCCGGCCGCCTCGGCCAAGAAGGGAGGCCGTTAG
- a CDS encoding GTP-dependent dephospho-CoA kinase family protein, which yields MRAALATPLGPVLSTRQAFEATRGLPVATVGDVTTATFVDAGYLPQVMVVDHLTKRVEIDLHLEEKLKNKNVVTSQARNPPGVITDALWDAIARAWASSRPTLVVVDGEEDLAALPVLALAPEGAAVVYGQPPDRGVVVVRADAQVKRLVESLLLRME from the coding sequence GCGACGCCCCTGGGCCCGGTCCTGTCCACCCGGCAGGCGTTCGAGGCCACGCGCGGGCTGCCCGTCGCCACCGTAGGTGACGTCACGACGGCCACGTTCGTCGACGCCGGGTACCTGCCGCAGGTCATGGTCGTGGACCACCTGACAAAGCGCGTCGAGATCGACCTCCACCTTGAAGAAAAGCTCAAGAACAAGAACGTGGTGACCAGCCAGGCCCGCAACCCCCCGGGCGTCATCACGGACGCCCTGTGGGACGCCATCGCGCGCGCCTGGGCCTCGTCCCGCCCCACGCTTGTCGTGGTGGACGGGGAGGAGGACCTCGCCGCGCTTCCGGTCCTCGCGCTTGCCCCCGAGGGCGCGGCCGTCGTCTACGGCCAGCCGCCGGACCGGGGCGTCGTCGTGGTGCGGGCGGACGCGCAGGTCAAGCGGCTCGTCGAGTCGCTGCTCCTGCGCATGGAGTGA